A section of the Paracoccaceae bacterium genome encodes:
- a CDS encoding cobyric acid synthase, translated as MTKALMIQGAGSNVGKSLVVAGLARLFARQGLAVRPFKPQNMSNNAAVTTDGGEIGRAQALQARAAGVAPLTDMNPVLLKPETDTGAQVIIQGQRVGTVRAAEWGSRKAEFLPRVMASFTRLAEGADLILIEGAGSPAETNLRAGDIANMGFAEAADLPVILIGDIDRGGVIAQCVGTHAVLPPKDRDRIKGVIINKFRGDPALFASGLDEVVARTGWAALGVLPFFEDAWRLPAEDVLDLTNRPGGDTKVVVPRLGRIANFDDLDPLAAEPSVTVEVIGPGRALPACDLILLPGSKNTIADLKALRAEGWDIDISAHIRRGGHVLGLCGGYQMLGQWIDDPQGIEGAPGRHAGLGHLDVHTVMQPEKRLAEVSGTYLPTGDPIRGYEIHIGSTEGPDCARGWLDIDGQRHGAANPSGRVRGCYLHGVFAADAARAAMLAEVGGHSSTTNWEAGVDSTLDTLADHLATHLDVEAILQLAREI; from the coding sequence TTGACTAAAGCACTGATGATCCAGGGCGCGGGTTCGAACGTCGGCAAATCGCTGGTGGTCGCAGGATTGGCCCGCCTGTTCGCCCGCCAAGGTCTGGCGGTGCGTCCGTTCAAACCGCAGAACATGTCGAACAACGCCGCAGTGACCACAGACGGGGGCGAGATTGGGCGCGCTCAGGCGCTTCAGGCGCGCGCGGCAGGGGTGGCTCCGCTGACCGATATGAACCCGGTGCTGCTGAAGCCGGAAACCGACACCGGCGCGCAGGTCATCATCCAGGGCCAGCGTGTCGGAACCGTGCGGGCCGCCGAATGGGGCAGCCGCAAGGCCGAGTTTCTGCCGCGCGTCATGGCGTCCTTCACCCGCCTGGCCGAGGGCGCCGACTTGATCCTGATCGAAGGCGCCGGCAGCCCGGCCGAGACCAACCTGCGCGCCGGCGATATTGCCAATATGGGCTTTGCCGAAGCCGCCGACCTGCCCGTCATCCTGATTGGCGATATCGACCGGGGCGGGGTGATCGCGCAATGCGTCGGCACCCATGCCGTTTTGCCGCCCAAAGATCGTGACAGGATAAAAGGCGTCATCATCAACAAATTCCGTGGCGACCCGGCGCTGTTTGCCAGCGGATTGGATGAGGTTGTGGCCCGCACCGGCTGGGCCGCGCTCGGCGTATTGCCATTCTTCGAAGACGCCTGGCGGCTGCCTGCCGAAGATGTCCTCGACCTGACCAACCGGCCTGGGGGCGACACCAAAGTCGTTGTGCCGCGCCTTGGCCGGATCGCCAATTTCGATGACCTCGACCCGCTGGCCGCCGAACCCTCGGTCACTGTCGAGGTTATCGGGCCGGGCCGCGCTTTGCCTGCCTGTGACCTGATCCTGTTGCCGGGGTCAAAGAACACGATTGCGGATCTGAAAGCGCTGCGCGCCGAAGGTTGGGACATCGACATTTCGGCCCATATCCGGCGCGGCGGCCACGTGCTGGGCCTGTGCGGAGGGTATCAGATGCTGGGCCAGTGGATCGACGACCCGCAAGGGATCGAAGGCGCGCCGGGGCGCCATGCGGGCCTTGGCCATCTGGACGTCCACACCGTGATGCAGCCCGAAAAACGCCTGGCCGAGGTGTCAGGCACCTATCTGCCGACAGGCGATCCGATCCGTGGGTACGAGATTCACATCGGCAGCACCGAAGGGCCGGATTGCGCGCGCGGCTGGCTTGATATCGACGGGCAGCGCCATGGCGCGGCCAATCCCTCGGGCCGGGTACGCGGCTGCTACCTGCACGGTGTTTTCGCCGCCGACGCCGCGCGCGCGGCGATGCTGGCCGAGGTTGGCGGGCACAGCAGCACGACGAATTGGGAGGCAGGGGTCGATTCGACCCTCGACACTCTGGCCGATCACTTGGCCACGCATCTGGACGTCGAGGCGATCCTGCAACTGGCCCGTGAAATCTGA
- a CDS encoding elongation factor P, translating to MADFVDGTAFNHEQGNRSRKLFAAVVLAALDDAIADDKKYGNGPEQIARWARSRDGREVLSCAGIDPNERVVTGLMDFVGKGVRTSVALSREESERRHAAAALEEQAAAA from the coding sequence ATGGCTGACTTCGTCGACGGAACCGCATTCAACCACGAACAGGGCAACCGTTCGCGCAAACTGTTTGCGGCGGTGGTGCTGGCCGCGTTGGATGACGCAATCGCGGATGACAAGAAATATGGCAACGGGCCGGAACAGATCGCCCGCTGGGCACGCTCGCGCGATGGGCGCGAAGTTCTGTCCTGCGCTGGCATCGACCCGAACGAGCGGGTGGTAACCGGGCTGATGGATTTCGTCGGCAAAGGTGTTCGCACCTCGGTCGCGCTGAGCCGTGAAGAGAGTGAGCGTCGCCACGCCGCCGCCGCCCTGGAAGAGCAGGCCGCAGCCGCCTGA
- a CDS encoding cobalamin biosynthesis protein CobQ — MNTPAHLVVGLAAFGRPGRTGLICAALAGSLIPDASLYLMAGWALFVENIPARVVFGELYFSDNWQAIFAVDNSLVLWGGLCAVGVALRRGWLIALSGSALLHLIADFALHHDDARRHFWPVSDWVFVSPFSYWDSAHHGGLIGGLEVALVLALSIWMLARFRSWAVRGLVAVLCAAELAPFVIWRLVF; from the coding sequence ATGAACACACCGGCGCATCTGGTGGTCGGGCTGGCGGCATTCGGCCGGCCCGGACGGACGGGGCTGATCTGTGCTGCTTTGGCGGGGTCGCTGATCCCCGATGCCTCGCTGTATCTGATGGCGGGCTGGGCGCTGTTTGTGGAAAATATTCCCGCCCGCGTTGTGTTCGGAGAGCTGTATTTTTCGGACAATTGGCAGGCGATATTCGCCGTGGATAATTCGCTGGTGCTGTGGGGCGGGTTGTGCGCGGTTGGGGTTGCGCTGCGGCGCGGATGGCTGATTGCCCTGTCGGGGTCAGCGTTGTTGCACCTGATCGCGGATTTCGCGCTGCACCACGATGACGCGCGCCGCCATTTCTGGCCGGTTTCGGATTGGGTCTTCGTCAGCCCGTTCAGCTATTGGGACAGTGCGCATCACGGCGGGCTGATCGGCGGGTTGGAGGTTGCGCTGGTCCTGGCCCTGTCGATCTGGATGCTGGCACGGTTCCGCAGTTGGGCGGTGCGGGGGCTGGTTGCGGTGCTGTGTGCTGCGGAACTGGCCCCGTTCGTGATCTGGCGGCTGGTGTTTTAA